gaattgatgaaacccttagtgctaacctagtttattaaagtgatcatgagataggtagcactactccaagtgatgaagcaaatgaagatcatgacatgatgatgataatggcatggttatgatcaaatgtttggacttggaaaagagaaaagaaaaacaaaaggctcaaggaaaaggtataagtggtaggagccattttgttttggcgagtgtgatcacatttaggttcgatagccatactattaagaggggtgaaactcgtatcaaaatgtggttatcaaagtgccactagatgctttaactcattgcatatgcatttaggatctagtggaaacctaacacccttgaaaaatgtttgtgaaaatatgctaacacacgtgcacaaggtgatacacttggtggttagcacatttgagcaagggtggagaagtttgtGAAATGAAGGAGGTGATAGTCACTAAGAAACAGTGATCGGACGttggtcacacagtgaccggacgctggggtcctgtgttcggtcagtggcgcgtagtgaaggccaccctcggtcCCTTGACCGGATGtaacgaccggactctggctgaacactgttcaacgtccggtcatgatGATGTGGCAGCGTATAGAGAAGTGGGCGAGTGATCGGACGTAGGGCGAGTCTGGTcgggcatgaccagacgcgtctggtcgcgagtggaaccttactggaaacgatcggacgttgGTGTTAGTGCATCTGGTCACTTCGAGCAGCGCAtctagtcacaacttaaatgtactaatgaccattgagatcaggtgatcagcatttgaagtaggggacacatggcatgcttcatgccaccggacgctggggtcctgcgtctggtcgatctAACCGGCGCATTCGGTCGTCTCAATTTTTTAGTGAACaaaggagccaacggctctatttgtgggggctatctatttaagccccatggctggctcaagctcactctcttggccatttgcattgatatagcaaccttgtgagcttagccaaagccctcccactcatcttcatcgttgattcatcatctttgtgagattaggagagaatccatgtgcattgcttgagtaattgcatctagaggcacttggtgtttgtgtttcgctatgggattcacttgttactcttggtggttgccaccacctagatagcttggtgcagcaaaggaggattggcacgagttggtgattgttcgtagccatctccggtgattgtgaggggactcaTGCCTTCCCTGGTGAAGCGCTGAAAGGTAAccttagtggattgctcgtgtcaatgagttacctcacttgtgggtaggttcttacggtgtccaattgttggggaccaaatactagggtacccaaagaagaggagctaataaccatcaacggtGATTCATCTGAACAGACAAGAGCGCGATTACGCCTCTcgccgcctcgtccgaccctcgagggttggctccacctcatccgacccccgagggttggttTCGCCTCATCTGACCctcgagggctagctccacctcacccaacatctaagggctggctccatctCACTCGACGTTggagggctggctccgtctcgctcgatgtccaagggctggctccatctcgctcgatgtctgagggctggctccatctcacccgatgtctgagggctggctccgtctcacctaacatttgagggctagctctaccttgcccgatgcctaagggctggctccacctcgctcgacgtctgaggcgcccgatgtctaagggctggcgtcgcctcgcctgacccctcggacACGGTTCCCAACGAAAGCTCACGGCATCGCCAACCACTATGAGCCTGAAGGTACTACCCGAGGTCAAACTTTTGGCACCATGCAGGGAGCAGTCACGTCTTAGCGTGACTCGTCCCCATGACATATCATTCCAAGGGACTcacattgatgaggacatcaccacgctagacacaccgacaccatggtcttccccaagttgcaattcgttcccaactcagctgccacgtcaccctcagattcagcagacacgttgtcactgttttggtcataattttctcatacgacatcgaaacgagCCATTCttagatgcgttggaaaggggacgatgacgccatcattttggatctggtcccagctccagaaggtttgtggatcattctatgtgaccatggcaaggtgctgcatcacctatttgggccaacttggccatgtatcgtgtcgggccttaagcccaagttgtgggcgcccaacccctggctgtccccaaccctaggtcgagtcttagactataaacacagccgctgctgctgctacacaattaggttttgtttagagtttagttttccatcgagaaactgaatcgttcattgtaactgtggtgacaaatccttttacagtgatccagggcccccgttcttgatctcctccactgtgtcgattagtcctttggaactgagttcttgaatcctctattgatattcgcgtcattcatatttgcaatttcagattgcgtgttttaccttcttgcttgtgctcttcgattcgcatgcaggaaaagccttcttagcgaggtcaatcaagttgtgcttggttgataaccaacggagcagtggtgtaatggttgtagggttcgaatcgcgtctaaTTTGAAGTGGGATCGCCaacatcgagatctccacaaaatcgaacttaccggctacctctcggaagattgggcctgtactcatcacacATCACCCACAGTGATGGACATGTGGTCACTATGTTGCCCAATCCTTGTACGGCCGCTGACTAGCACGCTAGATCACTACACCATCTACCAAGACAGAGCGAGATGTTACGACCCGCTGACAAACGCCAGGGCATGGCAGTGTCAGTGGATAGGCACCCAGTGTGGGGCTGtccctatcaccacctgccatgtTAGTGGATCACCGCACCGTCCGCCGGGATAGAGTGGGATGGTGCACCCTGCTGATAGACACCAGGGCATGGTATTGACAGCAGATAGGCACCTGGTGTGGGCCTATCCCTGTCATCGCCTGCCATGTTAGTGGGGCCCACATAGAGGAAAAGAAAGGCCGGCGACCCTAAAGGACTTCCTTCGCCTCTCTTCTCCTATCTTCTCCCATTTTGTAACATGTGCTTTcgcttggcctataaaagggaaagcagggcatacCACTAAGGGACATCAGTTCAACTCACAACACACTGCATAGCAGTAGAACCGCTAACATCGAACCTTGAACACATAGCGGAGTaccgatcgagctctcagcacccagtcgatctttccatcagagacttgggacctatccctctctcgcccatttgtaactcctactatgaaatttttagtgctagtaacacgagcagcagccacgaactagacgtagggacattctgcccgaaccactataaaccttgtgtcttcttagcacaccatctgagccagacgcgcaataatacaaatttactcattggtgtttactcgaaacaccgacagttggcacaccaggtaggggcctttgtgcgTCCCGATGTTAACATCAGACcacggatggctagtcatggcattAGCTAGGTCCCGAGTGCACAGGTACACttcggggacctggacttcattatcacgatggagggagagctAGTGCAGACGCCCATCATCATTTGACCCTTCCTCTCCACTAGCCTTGACACGATCACCAAAATGCTCGAGGAGCTGCAGCTACGAGcgctggaggcccatgcccccgaAAGCGGCCAGCCCCTCgacttcaactacgggaggcttgagcgcatGCTCGACATCTTCTTGGGACTCTGGCCATCCTGGGAGGACCTGCgtcgcctcaccttctcgttcaccaacatCATGGTGTAGCTTGCCCGAGGGGAGCCACTCTCTCTGGAATGCATCATACGGAGCGCCCTGGTACTACTCCCATTTAGTCTTCGCAACGCCATagagaccgttagccaccttgtggtgcaacgCATGATTCCATCTCCTGTGAATGGcaagttcatgggggtgatcgaacatgtcgcagaatctttccatgacctccttgtagaggagccagagtcaccctctggctctgactccagcagggggagccatcacccctctcgtgaatgcttcataactggtacccccgagggacacccCGAAAGGATCCATGATGACGAGGCCAAAGGGGAGACAGCGGCCCTGCCTCCCatgtgggtggagcagctgaaagcctgacgccaagagctcgaggaagcacgactctagctcgagcaggaacgcatagagctcgatcgggagatcgagcgccatggagatggtgggcgtgcctgtgccatggcccacgacatgaactagaggatcatcatGGATGATGAGGCCCTCCCCCGCTTCACCCAGGCAAGATAGAACATCGCCGCTCCTATGGCCTTGCTCCGTGGTCTTCTAGAGGCTGCGACACCCGAGGATCGCTAGGCCCACTATGAGATTTGCACGCTGCTTAAGCATGCAGCAGCGCAGCAGGatgagagctcgttgtctcgacgatGCAAGCTCAATGCTAGCCAACGCATGCCCTTAGAGCGCCACGATAGGGACACATCGGTCCACCAGGCGCCACAAGGCGGTAAGTAGCGCACCGCGGTCCTGGTGTATCAGCATCTTGGTCACAACCGTGATGCATGTGACACCCTCAACGCCCGCATGCGTACCTACGATgacccaagagagggagctagctgtGGCTACCACCCTTGTCGTCGTGGATGCTATGACAGCGACAAGGACCAAAGTccgagccctggcctaccaggGCCTTAGGCCTTTGGTCGATAGATCCTCAACActgccttcccgccaaggtaccaaccaccaaccaacatcccaaagtactctagggaaacaaaccttaaactatggctcgaggattatcagcttgcctaccaagccggtagtgcggataatgatgatttcattatccgcaaccttccattgttcttggccgattcgacatgaacgtggttggaacaaaatccaaagttgggcagacttgaaggagatcttcgtgggaaacttccagggcacatatatgtgtcctgggaacccatgggacctcaagaactgccgacagaaggctagagaaacccttcatgggtataTCTGGCGCTTCTCCCAGCAGTACAATGAGTTACCTAACATCGCCGCCACCGATGTTAAAGGAGCTTtcttgtctaggaccacctgtgagtccctggttcacaagctgggatgcaagggcccgcaaaccaccaaggaactccttgacatcatcaccagccatgcctcgggtgaagaagcggtcggagcaatcttcgacTGCCTCAacggcaaggcaaggtgggatgAGGACGCCAGCAAAGGCGCCTCCAATCGTCTCACCAAGAAGAACAAGTAGcggcgcgagggctcgctcgtggccgccgctGACAGCAGGGGTGATCAGAAGCctgcggagggcactccgaatcacttcgagaagctactcaaggggccatgcccaaaccatgccttcccctttaagcacctatacaaggactgtggcctcatgaagcggttcttgtccagaggctccaacaaaggggaacaCGGGAAGGACCCTGACCTATCCACGAACAATGCCGAAGGGAAAGACGGTGGCTTACGGACGCCGagtggctgcctcatgatcttcaaaggGTTAGcaacctatgactccaagcaccgctaGAAGGTCGCACACTGCGTGGTCTATATGACCAAACCATccacgcctaccttcctccggtggtcggagtccgccataacctttgaccggacTGACCACCCAGAGAGCATCCCACAACCGGGGAGATATCCGCTTGTTGTTGACtcgatcatcggcatgaagcggctcaccatggtattgatggatggaggcagcggcctcaacatcatgtacaccgagAAGCTCGACGCTATGGGTGTCGACCGAGCACGCATCCGGCCGACCGAAGTGCCATTCCacagcatcatgcctagaaagcaggccatgctgcTCGGGCAAATCGATCTACCCGTCGCCTTCAGGGGTCTGTcaaactataggatggagaccctcacctttgaagtggttgggttccatgggaCCTACCATGCCATTCTAGGGCGAccgtgctacgcgaagttcatggctgtccccaactacacctacctcaagctaaagatgctaggcctaggtagggtcatcaccgtcggcacctcctttcaGCGTGCCTATGAGTGTGAAGTCGAATGCTGCGATCATGCcgtagcaatcgtcgcctccggagAGCTCGTGACCCCTAGGAAGGAGGTCGCCAaagaagcacctgaccccaagcGGACGACTAGGTCCTTCGAGCCAGTGGAGggctctaaggaggtcctcatagacctcgATAGCACCGAGGGCAAAACGATGCGCAtaggcaccacactttcctctaaataggaaagcgcgctcatcggctTCCTCTACGCCAATAGAGACATATTTTCATGGAAACCCTcgaacatgctaggcattccgagggaagtcgCTGAGCACGCCTTAAAGATATGCCCAGGCTCCAGGCCGGTGAAACAACACCTGTGTCGCTTTGACGAGGGGAAATGCAGgtccatcggtgaggagatcgcaaagcttttggtggctagattcatcaaggaagtgtaccacccagagtggttagccaaccctgttcttgtatgaaagaggagtgggaaatggaggatgtgtgttgactacatgggtctcaacaaagcgtgcccaaaggatccatttcctttgccgtgcatagaccaaatagtcaactctacctcggggtgcgaaaccctctacttccttgatgcgtactctaggtaccatcaaatcatgatgaaagagtttgaCCAGCTCATGACGTCTTTtgtcacccccttcggatcattctactacatcacaatgccattcggtctgaagaacactagggctacgtaccagcattgtatgctcaagtgttttggggacctcatcaggcggaccgttgaggcctatgtgaacgacatcatggtcaagtccaaacgggctgaccacctcatagccgatcttgagcagaccttcgcaaaactctaAGCGAacgcatcaaactcaatcctaaaaagtgtgtgttcggggtcccgaggggtatgctgctcggtTTCATCGTCTTCGAGCATGGCATGGAAGCCATCCTAGAAAAGATCttagccatcatgaggatgggtctGATTTAGAACGTGAAGGGGTacagcgagttatagggtgcctcgccatgctcagctgcttcatctcacacctcagcgaatgaggtctccccctttattgagTTCTGAAGAAGGCCAACCGCTTAGAATGGACATCCAAGGCCTAGGAAGCACTTAACATGGTCAAGTAGCTTTtgacgaaggccccgatcctggttcCTCCTACCAATGGAGAACCTCTTtagctctacattgtggccaccacacaagtggtcagcacctccctagtagtggagcaagaagaagaggggcactccCTCAAAGTATAGTGCcatgtgtacttcattagcaaggtcctatccgactctaagacccactacccccaaatctagaagctcctataggctatcctcatcgccaagaggaaactatgccactacttcgagtcacatccggtgacagtcgtgatgtccttccccctcggcgaggtcatccaaaactaggatgccatgggaagaaccacaaagtgagcACTCGAACTGATGGGTTagggcattgcgtatgcctctcgaacagccatcaagtcctaggtttTGCCTAATTTTGTCAAGgaatggactgaggtccaaatgccaccagcggtcatcgatcaagagtactagacgatgtacttcgatggatcgctgatgaagaagggcgctggcgTAGGGCTGGTCTTTGTGTTGCCCcatggggtatgcatgaggtacgtGGTTtgcctccatttcccctcatccaacaatgtggccgaatatgaggtgctcatcaatggcctatgcattgccatcgagttgggcatccgatgccttgaTGTTTGGGGAGACTCAAAGCTGGTCGTccaccaagtcatgaaggagtcaagttgccacgacaccaagatggttgcatactaccaagaagtccaccgactggaggacaagtttgatggcctcgagctcaatcacatcccgaggcatctcaatgaggtaGCTGACTTGCTTGCAAAGGCGGCATCCGACTGAGAACTGGTGCCAACGGGTGTCtttgccagcgaccaacacaagccctcgatTCGCCACGAGGGGTCGAAATAAGCCGGTGATGGTTCGCCCAATCCAGGctcgggggctgaccaaccatcggctccatccggccctaaagtcatggagcttgaagaggacccagtgatagagcctaaccctctggtcgactggaggatgctctacctcaactacctcctctgtgatgCACTTCTGATGGACAAGACAGAGGCTCGATGGTTTGTGCACCGCGCTAAGTCCTTCGTCCTtgtggagggcaaactctacaagcggAGCCCcaccaggatcctacagcgctgcatccccatcaaatAGGGAAAGcatttgctgagtgatatccatagtggggtctgtgatcaccatgccatgcctagaactcTAGTCAGAAACatgttccgacaaggcttctattggcccactgtagtagctgatgccgagcagattgtacgcacctacgaagggtgttagtactatgctcggtagacccacctactaGCCCAAGCGCTCCAAATGATCCCTATCATGTGGTCATTCACGGTCTAGGGACTTgatctggtcagacctctcaaaAGGGCGCCCAGAggttacacccacttgcttgtcaccatagacaagtttacaaagtagaTAGAAGCTCGgctgatctccacgatcaaatccgagcaagacatgttgttcttcctcgacatcgtccattgctttggagtcctgaactccatcatcacggacaatggcacgtagttcaccaaaaagaagttcctctgattctgtgatgaataccacatctgagtcgattgggccgccatcgcgcacccccgaacaaatgggcaggtcgagcacacAAACGACTTGGtactatagggcctcaagcccaggatcttcaactggttaaaTAAGTTTAGAGCACGCTGGGTCACCAAGCTACCTtcagtgctctagagcctgaggatgacccccagtcaagccaccggctacacacccttcttcatggtctatggttccaaggccatcctcccgaccgaccttgactatggagcgccaaggattagggcgtacgatgaacatggagccaaggcgtccctcgaagatgccatggaccagctagatgaagcacgcgatgttgccctcctctacttggccaagtaccagcaagtgttgcgatggtaccacaaccgTCGAGTGTGGGGACGAGCCTTCAACGTTGGAGACCTAGTCctccgcctcgtccagagcaacaaggaccgccacaagctctccccgcagTGGGAGGGATCATATGTGGTTGTGGAGGTGCTCTGTCTAGGCTCCTACAAGCTCTCCTCGCCGTGGGAGGGACTGTACATGGTTGCAGAGGTGCTCCatccaggcgcctacaagctcaagactaaTGACGGCGAAGTCTTCgctaatgcctagaacatcgagtagTTATGTCACTTTTACCTCTAATAAACACAcattttctcttatcagtttcattaTCAAAACTCCCCCATCATtcgtgacatccgaccccagcaacggcaaggggtcaggcctcactcaggggctgatatgaATGTATCTATCCGGCAAACATTCCTTGTGCATGCCCCCCTTTTTCATGTTAATGCAAAGGAGCTAGGTTTAcgagaacaagctctgagtataactagcCGGACTGCGGGAAACCTATGCCCTAACGGttacggtgtctttgctcaccagcgtgattagaattGGCTCACTCGCAATCTGAGCTTTTACAACCTTAATGACGGAAAGGGTCGGAACGCACTaactttttatgcaaaaaggggagaagagctaagaaGCTGTTTGCTATACCGAAATTCAAGAACTTgtccatttgttacaagtttTCTCAGCTTGGCTTATCTATCTAACTCAATTCTTGCATGGGATGTCCTCATCCTTTATCTCCATAGGAAAGTCTCGCCAGGGTAGGTAACACAAGTCGACCGGATGGCTTGGCCACAGCCAAGGAATGGGTAGGGAGCAGATAGGATCCCGCTCATATCCGATGGAGGCTtcctgaacccatcactcttaccatcaaggtaaacccggtgcctaggtcgattgaATAGCTCAAAACCGTTGCCGAGAGATGAGCACCCTTACTTTACGCATTAATTTCACTACTAAACCTCTGACCCTAGCAATGGTAGGGGgttggacatcgctcgggggctggcgAGAGTGTGTATTCGCTAGACATTTCTctttgcctgacccctccttatgttaaaAAACTGGAGGCATGGTGTGCGGGCACAAACTTTGAGTAAACCTGGTCGGACTGCTAGGACCCTACGCCCCAGCGActacggcatttttgctcaccagcgtaatcagacTCTTTGTCTCCGCACtccaagctttagcctccaccttctcggaagggtttggaggggcccacctatggaatctccatcaaggagaggtcggcaagtcacccaagtcgatcggatggcttgagCCACTGCCGAGAGACGGGTATGGAAAATTGGGATGCCTCATGCAGGTTACTCTGGCCCTGTCATGAACGTCAGACCCGGACCCCACATAGACACATACGGTAAGAACCtcccaaacccgtcactcgaaCCATCAAGGTATCTTTACTGACCCCACTTTTTCTTTTCCATTATATGATCGttcattcatccattttcatTCATCCATTTTTGTTCATACATTcgttcatccattcattcatcccatacatccaagcattgcatatgtaattactgcatcacaatgcttcgcgttGCGTGATGAAgcagtagtcatctcattcgatatgagcaatgaccgatcgaggttcaaaggccagcccacaaagggctcgaggctgcctcgcatcaaatagagccaggggagaaaaactaagatgagcccctacggccttgcccgaccccgcttagAAGTGGACAGGGACGTCTTGACCTTTCTTATTCgtttctaacct
This DNA window, taken from Miscanthus floridulus cultivar M001 chromosome 13, ASM1932011v1, whole genome shotgun sequence, encodes the following:
- the LOC136499905 gene encoding uncharacterized protein, with amino-acid sequence MKRLTMVLMDGGSGLNIMYTEKLDAMGVDRARIRPTEVPFHSIMPRKQAMLLGQIDLPVAFRGLSNYRMETLTFEVVGFHGTYHAILGRPCYAKFMAVPNYTYLKLKMLGLGRVITVGTSFQRAYECEVECCDHAVAIVASGELVTPRKEVAKEAPDPKRTTRSFEPVEGSKEVLIDLDSTEGKTMRIGTTLSSK